The stretch of DNA ATTGCGTCCTACTATGTGTATTTCTTGACAGCCAAGTTGAATTAATCCAACAATTACTGCTCTAGCTGCACCACCATTACCCAAAATTACAGGTGTTACTTGATGCCAATTTCGTTCTAAATTCTGTAACGGAGCGACAAATCCTATCACATCAGTATTTGTTCCTTGCCAACCAACCTTAGTACGCCAAACGGTATTAACTGCACCGATCATCTCCGCTTCAGGAGTAACTTCACTTAATAAAGGTATAATTGCTTGCTTGTGAGGAATAGTAACACTAAAACCAATTAAATCAATGGTTGCGAATCCCGCGATCGCAATGGCTAAATTATTTGGTTTAACGGGAAAAGGAATATAAACATAATCAATGCCCATTTGTTCGATAGCAGCATTGTGCATGACGGGCGATAAAGAATGTTCAACTGGATCACCGATAATTCCGAGCAGTTTAGTTGCACCTGTAATTAAGACCATAAAATGTTGTGATGTAATCCTCTTTTTTAACAATAGCTTGCCAGGTAAGTCACTTGACTACTAAAAAATTGATGTCATTGCCAAGCGCGATCGCTTTTAACTAAACTAGAGTAAGAGCGATCGCCAATGTAGTTAGCAAAAATTATTCACCAGCAGGATTAACTTTATCTATTACTTCTAAACTACCGTCATCATTAACTTTCCAAACATCATAACTTCCTACCACATCACCATTAGCATCAATATCGACATTTCCACTAGCCCCTTGATAATTAATATCCTCGCCTTGACGGACTAATTCCATCGCCTGACAAGCATCAGTAACTTCGGTACCAGGTGCATTAGCTACATCAAGAATTTTGCTTTTAATACCTTCTCCTGTATTAGCATCAGCAGCTTCCGCAGCTAGCATCATTAATACGGTTGCATCCCAAGTATGAGGAACATAAGCAGTTATTTCTTTACCTGTTTTTTCTTTCCAAACAGTAGTAAAGTCAGCCAAAGCTTTTCCATCTGCCCCTGGTACTGTTCCTAAAGCCCCTGCAATAATCGATTTTCCGTCTCCTGTTTTACCAACTTGGCGCACAAAATCTTCTGAATAAACACCGTCTGTCAATAAAAGTGTTACCCCCTCGCTTAATCCCTGTTCAAATGCAGATTTAAGCAAAACACTACCAGTTTCCGAATATAAAACGGCTGCT from Stanieria cyanosphaera PCC 7437 encodes:
- a CDS encoding shikimate dehydrogenase, which produces MVLITGATKLLGIIGDPVEHSLSPVMHNAAIEQMGIDYVYIPFPVKPNNLAIAIAGFATIDLIGFSVTIPHKQAIIPLLSEVTPEAEMIGAVNTVWRTKVGWQGTNTDVIGFVAPLQNLERNWHQVTPVILGNGGAARAVIVGLIQLGCQEIHIVGRNKDKMAQFYQSWQDNREIIKKLKIHYWEGLNALLPAAELLINTTPIGMYPQVEQSPIDAQLFKKLSSDAIVYDLIYTPNPTKFLQLAQKQGAIIIDGLEMLVQQGVAALEIWLQQPVPVDVMRQSLQRHLI